The Anastrepha ludens isolate Willacy chromosome 2, idAnaLude1.1, whole genome shotgun sequence genome contains a region encoding:
- the LOC128862553 gene encoding uncharacterized protein LOC128862553 isoform X2, producing MKSSKNRRQQYGNSERKGGGSKREKGSKLDRKSSRGMIYENEELRLRTININAEVERGQSDIKRLRRENEQLRREIWTLRDECDRLNKRFKAKLLEHDHGGCNARHSGCSGGGRGSGHVCDSNCNSDDSDSCDTCKGNDDQCSDECCTGGSCPQLATKQPIIEFAPATPSTPTSRTDMPNLAVNCVGSASESTPNLHQAFDHLSVVSEETMSNAELHTQVPHNEMLHICMPESSGSQMTLPSLVGPLTPLTPIEHVANQLNDLQAVVPPLSYFENVLQDHMGSNIGNAANASSPTSRLMRHTNGWDYKLQSPFAHRKISGDNSQPALQIASLSPNTGQQQRQVSSQLLTTFVPTMVASTSCNGGSANETGLTVTAPSVMSQANNPAIETVAITTTPVNAPPTLNSPKHFFAPLKPRLKINTALANKSLNATNSSGVPVINTIATTPAADPEISGCQNCEPPDLYVHNALAAPYQRQALIATSAANAVPPPVPQRGSSSQTESVNLETILNDIQSISEDILAIQLDKRKGNENDISKPLEQGDKNKKPYRSEMNLTLQYDGTKQAATTSNTNKTAAATQTLLSSSGGNNGRCTRSLEREHTDSPSPHIPDAMVPFPDKRTYIGFDQINNDARIALPPTSVANMPRPPLPPMPGAANKAQPSTPPARVFPAALNIRSAGMARATPVSIPQLPKEELAAAAGLQTATPVGAGLTPNKSQLYTVIASAAAKRAQYRNAMAHSLDVDLDAATAATGNDANTADAASEALSSEAARRKARRVSIACGDSSTPESPDPVTNPHLVRSQAQINLSDVQEGVATNATTTNSNTTTTTTTNTKHSSIGSCTDLPSALANPALRNLKQTSHSTPNSPHSARRRSNSNTMSPNNGVADGAYPPQSLSANTSPRHTANVHHHHTNSSCSNIVVAHQRKSSQDSTRGNPAEVSAVEAITGRSRCSRRHSDGTVASNAQRVSGTSGHHHHHHHHHHQHSASVLSNNLHHSHHSHQDSTSYSEHGSNSSASSRESSTSFSVRSNRRKISISSHTGGKIPWCGCWGNGCL from the exons GGCAATCCGATATCAAACGCTTGCGTAGAGAGAATGAACAGTTACGTCGTGAGATCTGGACATTGCGCGACGAATGCGACCGCTTAAATAAGCGCTTCAAGGCGAAATTGCTGGAGCACGATCATGGGGGATGCAATGCGCGGCATAGCGGTTGTAGCGGCGGTGGGCGCGGCAGTGGCCACGTTTGTGACAGTAACTGCAACAGTGAT GACTCAGATTCCTGTGATACCTGCAAGGGCAACGATGATCAGTGCAGCGATGAATGCTGCACCGGTGGCAGCTGCCCACAATTGGCTACAAAACAGCCTATTATTGAATTTGCACCTGCCACACCGTCAACCCCAACATCACGTACAGATATGCCAAACCTGGCTGTCAATTGTGTGGGATCTGCGTCCGAGAGTACGCCAAATTTACATCAAGCATTCGATCATTTATCCGTCGTCTCTGAGGAGACGATGAGCAATGCTGAGCTGCATACACAAGTGCCCCATAATGAGATGTTGCACATTTGCATGCCCGAAAGTAGCGGTTCGCAGATGACACTACCTAGCCTGGTCGGGCCGCTGACGCCATTGACGCCCATCGAGCACGTTGCAAATCAGTTGAATGATCTACAAGCAGTTGTGCCGCCACTATCTTATTTTGAGAATGTTTTACAGGATCATATGGGCTCCAATATAG GGAATGCAGCCAACGCAAGCTCTCCCACTTCGAGATTAATGCGCCACACAAATGGTTGGGATTATAAGCTGCAATCGCCCTTCGCACATCGCAAAATTTCGGGTGACAACTCGCAGCCAGCCTTACAGATTGCGTCGCTTTCACCGAATACTGGCCAACAACAGCGTCAGGTGTCTTCTCAGCTATTGACCACATTTGTGCCTACGATGGTGGCGTCGACGTCTTGTAACGGGGGCTCAGCAAATGAAACAGGTCTCACAGTAACAGCGCCCAGTGTGATGAGTCAAGCAAATAACCCTGCCATAGAGACGGTCGCGATCACCACCACGCCAGTGAATGCGCCGCCGACCTTGAATAGTCCAAAGCATTTCTTTGCGCCACTAAAGCCGCGTCTGAAAATTAACACAGCCTTGGCCAATAAGTCGCTGAATGCCACAAATTCGTCGGGTGTGCCAGTCATAaatacaatagcaacaacaccgGCAGCCGATCCGGAAATAAGTGGGTGTCAAAATTGTGAACCACCCGATCTTTATGTGCACAATGCCTTGGCTGCCCCCTATCAGCGTCAGGCTTTGATCGCGACGAGCGCGGCCAATGCGGTGCCCCCGCCAGTGCCACAACGCGGTAGCTCTTCTCAA ACGGAGTCCGTCAACCTAGAAACCATCCTCAATGACATCCAATCCATTTCCGAGGACattttggcaattcagctgGACAAGCGAAAGGGAAATGAGAATGACATCAGCAAGCCGCTGGAGCAAGGTGACAAAAACAAGAAGCCATATCGCTCTGAAATGAATTTAACACTCCAATACGATGGCACAAAACAAGCTGCCACCACTAGTAACACCAACAAGACTGCTGCCGCAACTCAAACATTACTCAGCAGTAGCGGCGGTAACAATGGACGTTGTACGCGTTCACTGGAACGCGAACATACCGATAGTCCGTCGCCCCATATACCCGATGCAATGGTGCCCTTCCCAGACAAACGTACCTATATCGGATTTGATCAGATAAACAATGATGCGAGAATCGCGCTGCCGCCTACGAGCGTTGCAAATATGCCGCGACCGCCACTGCCACCTATGCCAGGAGCAGCAAATAAAGCACAGCCCTCAACACCACCTGCGCGCGTTTTTCCAGCGGCGCTAAACATACGCAGCGCGGGTATGGCGCGCGCTACACCTGTATCGATACCGCAGCTACCTAAAGAAGAGTTAGCGGCGGCTGCGGGCTTACAGACTGCTACGCCGGTGGGGGCAGGGCTTACGCCCAATAAGAGCCAATTGTATACGGTGATAGCGAGCGCGGCAGCAAAGCGTGCACAATACCGTAATGCTATGGCGCATTCGCTCGACGTGGACTTGGACGCCGCCACTGCAGCAACGGGGAATGATGCAAATACTGCTGATGCGGCGAGTGAG gcCCTGAGCAGTGAAGCAGCGCGACGAAAAGCACGACGCGTTTCAATCGCTTGCGGCGATTCAAGTACGCCAGAGTCTCCTGACCCGGTGACAAATCCACACTTAGTTCGATCTCaagcacaaataaatttaagtgaCGTGCAAGAGGGCGTTGCAACTAACGCCACGACCACCAATTCCaatacaacgacaacaacaacaacgaacacGAAGCATTCATCTATCGGCAGCTGCACAGATCTGCCATCTGCGTTGGCTAATCCAGCGCTGAGGAACCTCAAGCAGACCAGCCACAGCACACCCAATTCACCACATTCCGCGCGTCggcgcagcaacagcaacaccatGAGCCCAAATAACGGTGTTGCTGACGGCGCATATCCTCCCCAATCGTTGTCAGCCAATACGTCGCCACGGCACACGGCCAACGTGCACCATCATCACACCAATAGCAGTTGTAGCAATATTGTTGTGGCGCATCAACGCAAATCCAGCCAAGACTCGACACGTGGCAATCCGGCAGAGGTGTCTGCTGTTGAGGCTATTACGGGTCGCTCACGTTGTTCTCGTCGCCACTCGGACGGCACGGTGGCGAGTAATGCGCAACGCGTCAGCGGCACGTCCGGCCACCATCAccaccatcatcatcaccatcaccaGCACAGCGCGTCGGTGCTGAGCAACAATCTGCATCACAGCCATCATTCGCATCAGGACAGCACCTCTTACTCGGAGCACGGGTCGAATAGTTCGGCCTCGTCGCGGGAGTCGTCGACTTCGTTCAGCGTGCGTTCGAATCGGCGGAAAATCTCCATTAGTTCGCACACAGGCGGCAAAATACCGTGGTGCGGGTGTTGGGGCAACGGTTGCTTGTAG
- the LOC128862553 gene encoding uncharacterized protein LOC128862553 isoform X1 yields MHWLDGSISLDENLISGRVSGGSNGENSDSNQSKTSLKAKRRRLAHYKLSSRLDRKSSRGMIYENEELRLRTININAEVERGQSDIKRLRRENEQLRREIWTLRDECDRLNKRFKAKLLEHDHGGCNARHSGCSGGGRGSGHVCDSNCNSDDSDSCDTCKGNDDQCSDECCTGGSCPQLATKQPIIEFAPATPSTPTSRTDMPNLAVNCVGSASESTPNLHQAFDHLSVVSEETMSNAELHTQVPHNEMLHICMPESSGSQMTLPSLVGPLTPLTPIEHVANQLNDLQAVVPPLSYFENVLQDHMGSNIGNAANASSPTSRLMRHTNGWDYKLQSPFAHRKISGDNSQPALQIASLSPNTGQQQRQVSSQLLTTFVPTMVASTSCNGGSANETGLTVTAPSVMSQANNPAIETVAITTTPVNAPPTLNSPKHFFAPLKPRLKINTALANKSLNATNSSGVPVINTIATTPAADPEISGCQNCEPPDLYVHNALAAPYQRQALIATSAANAVPPPVPQRGSSSQTESVNLETILNDIQSISEDILAIQLDKRKGNENDISKPLEQGDKNKKPYRSEMNLTLQYDGTKQAATTSNTNKTAAATQTLLSSSGGNNGRCTRSLEREHTDSPSPHIPDAMVPFPDKRTYIGFDQINNDARIALPPTSVANMPRPPLPPMPGAANKAQPSTPPARVFPAALNIRSAGMARATPVSIPQLPKEELAAAAGLQTATPVGAGLTPNKSQLYTVIASAAAKRAQYRNAMAHSLDVDLDAATAATGNDANTADAASEALSSEAARRKARRVSIACGDSSTPESPDPVTNPHLVRSQAQINLSDVQEGVATNATTTNSNTTTTTTTNTKHSSIGSCTDLPSALANPALRNLKQTSHSTPNSPHSARRRSNSNTMSPNNGVADGAYPPQSLSANTSPRHTANVHHHHTNSSCSNIVVAHQRKSSQDSTRGNPAEVSAVEAITGRSRCSRRHSDGTVASNAQRVSGTSGHHHHHHHHHHQHSASVLSNNLHHSHHSHQDSTSYSEHGSNSSASSRESSTSFSVRSNRRKISISSHTGGKIPWCGCWGNGCL; encoded by the exons GGCAATCCGATATCAAACGCTTGCGTAGAGAGAATGAACAGTTACGTCGTGAGATCTGGACATTGCGCGACGAATGCGACCGCTTAAATAAGCGCTTCAAGGCGAAATTGCTGGAGCACGATCATGGGGGATGCAATGCGCGGCATAGCGGTTGTAGCGGCGGTGGGCGCGGCAGTGGCCACGTTTGTGACAGTAACTGCAACAGTGAT GACTCAGATTCCTGTGATACCTGCAAGGGCAACGATGATCAGTGCAGCGATGAATGCTGCACCGGTGGCAGCTGCCCACAATTGGCTACAAAACAGCCTATTATTGAATTTGCACCTGCCACACCGTCAACCCCAACATCACGTACAGATATGCCAAACCTGGCTGTCAATTGTGTGGGATCTGCGTCCGAGAGTACGCCAAATTTACATCAAGCATTCGATCATTTATCCGTCGTCTCTGAGGAGACGATGAGCAATGCTGAGCTGCATACACAAGTGCCCCATAATGAGATGTTGCACATTTGCATGCCCGAAAGTAGCGGTTCGCAGATGACACTACCTAGCCTGGTCGGGCCGCTGACGCCATTGACGCCCATCGAGCACGTTGCAAATCAGTTGAATGATCTACAAGCAGTTGTGCCGCCACTATCTTATTTTGAGAATGTTTTACAGGATCATATGGGCTCCAATATAG GGAATGCAGCCAACGCAAGCTCTCCCACTTCGAGATTAATGCGCCACACAAATGGTTGGGATTATAAGCTGCAATCGCCCTTCGCACATCGCAAAATTTCGGGTGACAACTCGCAGCCAGCCTTACAGATTGCGTCGCTTTCACCGAATACTGGCCAACAACAGCGTCAGGTGTCTTCTCAGCTATTGACCACATTTGTGCCTACGATGGTGGCGTCGACGTCTTGTAACGGGGGCTCAGCAAATGAAACAGGTCTCACAGTAACAGCGCCCAGTGTGATGAGTCAAGCAAATAACCCTGCCATAGAGACGGTCGCGATCACCACCACGCCAGTGAATGCGCCGCCGACCTTGAATAGTCCAAAGCATTTCTTTGCGCCACTAAAGCCGCGTCTGAAAATTAACACAGCCTTGGCCAATAAGTCGCTGAATGCCACAAATTCGTCGGGTGTGCCAGTCATAaatacaatagcaacaacaccgGCAGCCGATCCGGAAATAAGTGGGTGTCAAAATTGTGAACCACCCGATCTTTATGTGCACAATGCCTTGGCTGCCCCCTATCAGCGTCAGGCTTTGATCGCGACGAGCGCGGCCAATGCGGTGCCCCCGCCAGTGCCACAACGCGGTAGCTCTTCTCAA ACGGAGTCCGTCAACCTAGAAACCATCCTCAATGACATCCAATCCATTTCCGAGGACattttggcaattcagctgGACAAGCGAAAGGGAAATGAGAATGACATCAGCAAGCCGCTGGAGCAAGGTGACAAAAACAAGAAGCCATATCGCTCTGAAATGAATTTAACACTCCAATACGATGGCACAAAACAAGCTGCCACCACTAGTAACACCAACAAGACTGCTGCCGCAACTCAAACATTACTCAGCAGTAGCGGCGGTAACAATGGACGTTGTACGCGTTCACTGGAACGCGAACATACCGATAGTCCGTCGCCCCATATACCCGATGCAATGGTGCCCTTCCCAGACAAACGTACCTATATCGGATTTGATCAGATAAACAATGATGCGAGAATCGCGCTGCCGCCTACGAGCGTTGCAAATATGCCGCGACCGCCACTGCCACCTATGCCAGGAGCAGCAAATAAAGCACAGCCCTCAACACCACCTGCGCGCGTTTTTCCAGCGGCGCTAAACATACGCAGCGCGGGTATGGCGCGCGCTACACCTGTATCGATACCGCAGCTACCTAAAGAAGAGTTAGCGGCGGCTGCGGGCTTACAGACTGCTACGCCGGTGGGGGCAGGGCTTACGCCCAATAAGAGCCAATTGTATACGGTGATAGCGAGCGCGGCAGCAAAGCGTGCACAATACCGTAATGCTATGGCGCATTCGCTCGACGTGGACTTGGACGCCGCCACTGCAGCAACGGGGAATGATGCAAATACTGCTGATGCGGCGAGTGAG gcCCTGAGCAGTGAAGCAGCGCGACGAAAAGCACGACGCGTTTCAATCGCTTGCGGCGATTCAAGTACGCCAGAGTCTCCTGACCCGGTGACAAATCCACACTTAGTTCGATCTCaagcacaaataaatttaagtgaCGTGCAAGAGGGCGTTGCAACTAACGCCACGACCACCAATTCCaatacaacgacaacaacaacaacgaacacGAAGCATTCATCTATCGGCAGCTGCACAGATCTGCCATCTGCGTTGGCTAATCCAGCGCTGAGGAACCTCAAGCAGACCAGCCACAGCACACCCAATTCACCACATTCCGCGCGTCggcgcagcaacagcaacaccatGAGCCCAAATAACGGTGTTGCTGACGGCGCATATCCTCCCCAATCGTTGTCAGCCAATACGTCGCCACGGCACACGGCCAACGTGCACCATCATCACACCAATAGCAGTTGTAGCAATATTGTTGTGGCGCATCAACGCAAATCCAGCCAAGACTCGACACGTGGCAATCCGGCAGAGGTGTCTGCTGTTGAGGCTATTACGGGTCGCTCACGTTGTTCTCGTCGCCACTCGGACGGCACGGTGGCGAGTAATGCGCAACGCGTCAGCGGCACGTCCGGCCACCATCAccaccatcatcatcaccatcaccaGCACAGCGCGTCGGTGCTGAGCAACAATCTGCATCACAGCCATCATTCGCATCAGGACAGCACCTCTTACTCGGAGCACGGGTCGAATAGTTCGGCCTCGTCGCGGGAGTCGTCGACTTCGTTCAGCGTGCGTTCGAATCGGCGGAAAATCTCCATTAGTTCGCACACAGGCGGCAAAATACCGTGGTGCGGGTGTTGGGGCAACGGTTGCTTGTAG
- the LOC128862553 gene encoding uncharacterized protein LOC128862553 isoform X3 codes for MSYFYDTELDRKSSRGMIYENEELRLRTININAEVERGQSDIKRLRRENEQLRREIWTLRDECDRLNKRFKAKLLEHDHGGCNARHSGCSGGGRGSGHVCDSNCNSDDSDSCDTCKGNDDQCSDECCTGGSCPQLATKQPIIEFAPATPSTPTSRTDMPNLAVNCVGSASESTPNLHQAFDHLSVVSEETMSNAELHTQVPHNEMLHICMPESSGSQMTLPSLVGPLTPLTPIEHVANQLNDLQAVVPPLSYFENVLQDHMGSNIGNAANASSPTSRLMRHTNGWDYKLQSPFAHRKISGDNSQPALQIASLSPNTGQQQRQVSSQLLTTFVPTMVASTSCNGGSANETGLTVTAPSVMSQANNPAIETVAITTTPVNAPPTLNSPKHFFAPLKPRLKINTALANKSLNATNSSGVPVINTIATTPAADPEISGCQNCEPPDLYVHNALAAPYQRQALIATSAANAVPPPVPQRGSSSQTESVNLETILNDIQSISEDILAIQLDKRKGNENDISKPLEQGDKNKKPYRSEMNLTLQYDGTKQAATTSNTNKTAAATQTLLSSSGGNNGRCTRSLEREHTDSPSPHIPDAMVPFPDKRTYIGFDQINNDARIALPPTSVANMPRPPLPPMPGAANKAQPSTPPARVFPAALNIRSAGMARATPVSIPQLPKEELAAAAGLQTATPVGAGLTPNKSQLYTVIASAAAKRAQYRNAMAHSLDVDLDAATAATGNDANTADAASEALSSEAARRKARRVSIACGDSSTPESPDPVTNPHLVRSQAQINLSDVQEGVATNATTTNSNTTTTTTTNTKHSSIGSCTDLPSALANPALRNLKQTSHSTPNSPHSARRRSNSNTMSPNNGVADGAYPPQSLSANTSPRHTANVHHHHTNSSCSNIVVAHQRKSSQDSTRGNPAEVSAVEAITGRSRCSRRHSDGTVASNAQRVSGTSGHHHHHHHHHHQHSASVLSNNLHHSHHSHQDSTSYSEHGSNSSASSRESSTSFSVRSNRRKISISSHTGGKIPWCGCWGNGCL; via the exons GGCAATCCGATATCAAACGCTTGCGTAGAGAGAATGAACAGTTACGTCGTGAGATCTGGACATTGCGCGACGAATGCGACCGCTTAAATAAGCGCTTCAAGGCGAAATTGCTGGAGCACGATCATGGGGGATGCAATGCGCGGCATAGCGGTTGTAGCGGCGGTGGGCGCGGCAGTGGCCACGTTTGTGACAGTAACTGCAACAGTGAT GACTCAGATTCCTGTGATACCTGCAAGGGCAACGATGATCAGTGCAGCGATGAATGCTGCACCGGTGGCAGCTGCCCACAATTGGCTACAAAACAGCCTATTATTGAATTTGCACCTGCCACACCGTCAACCCCAACATCACGTACAGATATGCCAAACCTGGCTGTCAATTGTGTGGGATCTGCGTCCGAGAGTACGCCAAATTTACATCAAGCATTCGATCATTTATCCGTCGTCTCTGAGGAGACGATGAGCAATGCTGAGCTGCATACACAAGTGCCCCATAATGAGATGTTGCACATTTGCATGCCCGAAAGTAGCGGTTCGCAGATGACACTACCTAGCCTGGTCGGGCCGCTGACGCCATTGACGCCCATCGAGCACGTTGCAAATCAGTTGAATGATCTACAAGCAGTTGTGCCGCCACTATCTTATTTTGAGAATGTTTTACAGGATCATATGGGCTCCAATATAG GGAATGCAGCCAACGCAAGCTCTCCCACTTCGAGATTAATGCGCCACACAAATGGTTGGGATTATAAGCTGCAATCGCCCTTCGCACATCGCAAAATTTCGGGTGACAACTCGCAGCCAGCCTTACAGATTGCGTCGCTTTCACCGAATACTGGCCAACAACAGCGTCAGGTGTCTTCTCAGCTATTGACCACATTTGTGCCTACGATGGTGGCGTCGACGTCTTGTAACGGGGGCTCAGCAAATGAAACAGGTCTCACAGTAACAGCGCCCAGTGTGATGAGTCAAGCAAATAACCCTGCCATAGAGACGGTCGCGATCACCACCACGCCAGTGAATGCGCCGCCGACCTTGAATAGTCCAAAGCATTTCTTTGCGCCACTAAAGCCGCGTCTGAAAATTAACACAGCCTTGGCCAATAAGTCGCTGAATGCCACAAATTCGTCGGGTGTGCCAGTCATAaatacaatagcaacaacaccgGCAGCCGATCCGGAAATAAGTGGGTGTCAAAATTGTGAACCACCCGATCTTTATGTGCACAATGCCTTGGCTGCCCCCTATCAGCGTCAGGCTTTGATCGCGACGAGCGCGGCCAATGCGGTGCCCCCGCCAGTGCCACAACGCGGTAGCTCTTCTCAA ACGGAGTCCGTCAACCTAGAAACCATCCTCAATGACATCCAATCCATTTCCGAGGACattttggcaattcagctgGACAAGCGAAAGGGAAATGAGAATGACATCAGCAAGCCGCTGGAGCAAGGTGACAAAAACAAGAAGCCATATCGCTCTGAAATGAATTTAACACTCCAATACGATGGCACAAAACAAGCTGCCACCACTAGTAACACCAACAAGACTGCTGCCGCAACTCAAACATTACTCAGCAGTAGCGGCGGTAACAATGGACGTTGTACGCGTTCACTGGAACGCGAACATACCGATAGTCCGTCGCCCCATATACCCGATGCAATGGTGCCCTTCCCAGACAAACGTACCTATATCGGATTTGATCAGATAAACAATGATGCGAGAATCGCGCTGCCGCCTACGAGCGTTGCAAATATGCCGCGACCGCCACTGCCACCTATGCCAGGAGCAGCAAATAAAGCACAGCCCTCAACACCACCTGCGCGCGTTTTTCCAGCGGCGCTAAACATACGCAGCGCGGGTATGGCGCGCGCTACACCTGTATCGATACCGCAGCTACCTAAAGAAGAGTTAGCGGCGGCTGCGGGCTTACAGACTGCTACGCCGGTGGGGGCAGGGCTTACGCCCAATAAGAGCCAATTGTATACGGTGATAGCGAGCGCGGCAGCAAAGCGTGCACAATACCGTAATGCTATGGCGCATTCGCTCGACGTGGACTTGGACGCCGCCACTGCAGCAACGGGGAATGATGCAAATACTGCTGATGCGGCGAGTGAG gcCCTGAGCAGTGAAGCAGCGCGACGAAAAGCACGACGCGTTTCAATCGCTTGCGGCGATTCAAGTACGCCAGAGTCTCCTGACCCGGTGACAAATCCACACTTAGTTCGATCTCaagcacaaataaatttaagtgaCGTGCAAGAGGGCGTTGCAACTAACGCCACGACCACCAATTCCaatacaacgacaacaacaacaacgaacacGAAGCATTCATCTATCGGCAGCTGCACAGATCTGCCATCTGCGTTGGCTAATCCAGCGCTGAGGAACCTCAAGCAGACCAGCCACAGCACACCCAATTCACCACATTCCGCGCGTCggcgcagcaacagcaacaccatGAGCCCAAATAACGGTGTTGCTGACGGCGCATATCCTCCCCAATCGTTGTCAGCCAATACGTCGCCACGGCACACGGCCAACGTGCACCATCATCACACCAATAGCAGTTGTAGCAATATTGTTGTGGCGCATCAACGCAAATCCAGCCAAGACTCGACACGTGGCAATCCGGCAGAGGTGTCTGCTGTTGAGGCTATTACGGGTCGCTCACGTTGTTCTCGTCGCCACTCGGACGGCACGGTGGCGAGTAATGCGCAACGCGTCAGCGGCACGTCCGGCCACCATCAccaccatcatcatcaccatcaccaGCACAGCGCGTCGGTGCTGAGCAACAATCTGCATCACAGCCATCATTCGCATCAGGACAGCACCTCTTACTCGGAGCACGGGTCGAATAGTTCGGCCTCGTCGCGGGAGTCGTCGACTTCGTTCAGCGTGCGTTCGAATCGGCGGAAAATCTCCATTAGTTCGCACACAGGCGGCAAAATACCGTGGTGCGGGTGTTGGGGCAACGGTTGCTTGTAG